The window GTTTGTCTTCAATGCCTTTTCCTCCATTCAGTGTTTTTGTTAGCATATAGTACATATATATTATATCAACTGAAGAACGCCGGTCGAACCGTGATATAATCCACGCTGGAGGTCGTCATATGTATTATCCGGGACACATTCAGAAAGCAAAAAGGCAAATTCAGAACTACATTAAGTCCGTAGATGGAATAGTCGAGCTGCTTGATGCTAGAATTCCCCTCTCAAGCAGGGCCTATGAAGCAGAACGGTTGTTTCAGAATAAACAGCGTATTGTCGTTCTGAACAAGTCCGATTTGGCCGATCCTGCGATTACTTCCATGTGGGAAAGGCATTTCAGTGAGCAGGGAAGCGGAGTTGTAGAGGCTTCACTTAGATCAACAGATGCCAGGCATTTCATAATCAAAGAGATCGTACCTCTATTGAAAAGCAGGTTCTACGAGAAGAGGTTCATGGTTGTCGGAATGCCCAACGTCGGAAAGTCGACCTTTATAAACAGACTCAAGGGCAAGAAATCATTGGCCGTTGGAAATAGACCGGGGATAACGCGTGGAGTCCAGTGGATAAATGTCTCCGAAAGCATAGCCGTTCTTGACACGCCGGGAATTCTATACTCTGAACTTCGCTCTCAGCAAGTAACGACGAAACTTCTAGCGGTAGGTTCCCTACCGTACGAGAAGTTTGATCCGCTTGACGCCTTCGAAAGGGTACTTGCCCTAGTTGTTGAGAGATACGGGAAGGCTCCCTTAGAGGATTACCTAGGTGAAAAGTTCTCAGATGAAGAAGAGTTTGTCGAGAAGTTCTGCAGGAGAAGAAACTATCTTGCCAAACTGGGAGCACTCGACACAACCAGAGGAGCCCACACCTTCCTTAGAGAGGTAGCAGCTGGGAATGCGGGCAGATTTTCTTTCGAAGACCCGAAAAGCTTTTACAGTAGTGATTCACTCGAAACAGAGTGATTTCTCGCTTTGCTTCTCAAATCGCTCCATATGCGATCGATGAAGCTATAAGTTAGCCACTCTTCTACTATGTGCAGTTTTCTCGTGCCAGTTCTTGTAGGTTTTATTATGTCCTCCTCTCTTTCGAGATATCCTCTCGCTGTCGCAGAGTGAAGAAGATATCTCATCCTCAGTGGAAGCCTTCCGAAGTGTTCTTGAACACTGTCGAGATCGAAGCGGCCACTATAAAGCGCCCAGAAAGAGTAATAGAGAATCGCTGAAAACTTCCCCATTTTGATTGTCTTGCGGACCGGAAGCTTGCCGGAATCGAGAAACAAGAAGTATTCATCAAGAGAAAAGGTGTTAGTTCGAAACACCTTTCCGTTGAAGGAAGAGGCGCTCGAGCCAATCCCCACAAAGAATTCACGTGAGACAGAGCTGTACTTTCTCTTTTCGTCCTTCTTCTTGAAGGTCCACAGAGAATCTCTAACATAACCATGAGTGAGAGCGACGTTTTCCAGCTCTTCCAGTATCTCGAGTTCCTTTTCGGGATCATTCTTGGTGTTTTTGAATGCCGTGTCTGCGAAACGCATCATAGGATAGACGGATATCTGTTCAGGACCGTAAGAAAGAGCCGTCTTGAGATCCTCTACGATTCTTTTCTGGTCAAGCTGGTAATCGAAGATCAAGTCCACATCAACAAAGTCAAAGCCCGCAGATGTAGTCTCAGCAATCGAACTCAGTGAAACGCCGGAATCCTGTCTTTTCCGCCCCATCGAGTTCAAAGTGTAATCATCGAAGGACTGTATCCCCAGACTGACGAAGTTGACGCCAGTTTCCCTTATTTCATCAAGCCTCTCGCTGGAAACATCTGCCGGGTGGATTTCAAGAGCGATTTCGCCATTCGTCATTCCCCTGAAATGAGAGACGACTTCCTCTAGAAGGTACAGGTCATAGGAAGGAGTTCCGCCACCGATGTAGATGGAACTGAAATGTTCGATTTTCTCTAGATCGGATTCTCGCTTCAAGGCATTCAAGTATCTATCGGTCAATTCAGCATCGTATTTGATTTTGTTGTAGGGGCAGAAGCTGCAGAAATCCGGGCAGAACGGGATATGAATATATAACCCGGGGGATGAATCGAAATTCAGCGGGCCAGCACCATCCGCGTCCTCTATTATAAACAGCCTTTTGCCAAGTTCCATGACTCTTTCTGCAAGACTCATTTTTCACCCTCCCGCTCCATTCTAGTACGTAAAGTGTGCTAATATAATATATGGTTTGAGCATATATATTATCCTATTAGGAGGTGTTGTATGAAAAAGGATGTAGTAATAGTGGGAGGAGGTCCCGCCGGTATAGTCACGGCGACAACGGCAAAGAAGACCTATCCCGACAAGAGCATTTTGGTTATTAGAAGGGAACGGGAAGGAGTCGTCCCCTGTGGAATTCCTTACATATTCCATACTCTTCCGACTGTAGATGCCAATACCATGCCGATAAAAGGAGCCGAGAATTCGGGAATCGATTTCATTTTTGATGAAGTCGAGGAAATCAGTACTGATTCCAAGAAGGTCAAGCTCTCCGGTGGGGAGTCTATCGAATATGAGAAACTGGTTATCGCCACGGGTTCGCAGCCCATATTCCCCCCAATAAAGGGAAGCAATCTTTCAGGAGTGTTTACTATAGCCAAGGATAAAGAGTATCTGAAAACTGTATATGCTTCTGCAAAATCTGCGAAAAAAGTTGTAGTCGTTGGTGGAGGTTTCATTGGAGTAGAAGTCTCGGACGAGATTCTCTCCGATGGCAAAGAAGTCTATTTGGTCGAGGCCGTCGATCAGATACTAATGGCTGCCTTTGACAGGGAATTTGGAGCCATGGTAAGCGAAAGACTCGTGAAGAAAGGCATGAAGCTGCGCACCGGGATGAAGGTCTGTGAGATAAAAGGAGAAGACAAGGTATCCGGAGTTCTACTTGATAACGGTGAAGAGATCGAAGCAGATATTGTGGTACTTGCAATAGGTTACAGACCGAACGTGAAGCTCTTGGAGAACATTCCCGTTCACAGGGGTATAACCGGTGGAATATGGGCAGATGAATACATGAGAACCAGCGTTGACGATGTCTTTGCTGCCGGTGACTGCGTCGAACACAAGTGCTTCTTCACGAGAAAGCCCAGTAGATTGATGCTGGCCTCCACAGCTGCTTTTGAGGCAAGAGTTGCCGGTTCGAACCTTTTCAGCCTCAAGATGGTAAGGGAGAATCACGGAAATCTCGGAGTATTCTCCACTTCAGTGGCCGATTTAACGGTCGCCGCCGCAGGTCTTACTGAGTGTACGGCAAAGATGGAGAACTTTGATTACGTCGTTGGCGTAGCAAAGGGAATAGATAGGCATCCCGGTTCGCTTCCCGATAAGTCGGAAGTTTTCGTCAAGATGATTTTCTCCAAGGAGAGTGGAATTCTTCTTGGCGCGCAGATGGCAGGCGGAAAGAGCGTTGGAGAGATGGTGAACATCATCGGTCTCGGTTTACAGAAGGGAATAACCGTGAATGATTTCCTTACGATGCAAATCGGTTCCCATCCGCTGCTTACGGCTGCCCCTACCGCCTATCCGTTGACTCTTGCAGCTGAAAACGCTCTAATGAATTTGAGAAAGGAATAAGAAACACTGCAAATAGAAGAAGCTACCCTGAGGGTAGCTTCTCTTTATGTTGACTGATATTACTTCGCTTTCCCCTGATTTGCGACTGCCTGTTGTGCCTTTGCAATCTCTTCCGGATCGCCCAGGTAGTAATGCTTCATTGGTTTTAGATCGTCATCCAATTCATAGACTAAAGGTATTCCGGTTGGAATGTTCAATCCTACGATCTCGTCGTCCGGTATATTGTCCAGATATTTGACGAGTGCCCGAAGACTGTTTCCGTGTGCTACTATCAGCACTTTCTTTCCAGACTTTATCTCTGTTGATATCTCATTCTTCCAAAGTGGCAGGAATCTTGCTACAGTGTCCTTGAGACACTCGGTTCTGGGAAGTTCTTTGTCTGAGAGAGACCTGTATTTCGGGTCGTGCCCGGGAAACCTCTCGTCACTCTCTTCGAGCGCAGGCGGCTGAATGTCATAGCTTCTCCTCCAGATCTTCACCTGTTTTTCGCCGTGTTTTGCAGCGGTCTCGGCCTTGTTAAGACCCTGAAGGGCTCCGTAGTGTCTCTCGTTAAGTCTCCAGTCCCTGATCACCGGAATCCACATGATATCCATTTCGTCCATTATGTACCACAGGGTTCTTATTGCCCTCTTCAGAACTGAAGTGTATGCAAGATCGAAATCGTATCCACCGGCCTTGAGTACTTTCCCCGCTTTCTCTGCTTCCTCTCTACCCTTTTCGGAGAGATCAACATCGGTCCAGCCAGTGAAACGATTCTCTTTGTTCCATGTGCTTTCTCCGTGTCTTACCAGTACGAGTTTGGTCATATTTCTCCTCCTTCCTTATATCTCCTACATTATAAACTATTCTTCAATTTAGGTAGATCAGTCTATCTTTCGAAATGTTCAAAGTCTTACTTTCTGTTCTCTGTCATCCATTCGACTGCGAAATTAACCAGCTCCACCTGGGGAATCAAGACTGCTTTTCCATATCCGACAACTCCCCTGCTGACAATTGGTGGGAAGACTTCTTCGAAAGCCCTTCCTATCGTTTCAAAGTCATCCGTATCGAGCTCATAGTCGACGAACTCTCTCCAGATTCTCTTTCCGTTTTCGCTTATTGGAGCCCCATCTCTGCAAAGTCTTCTCGATGGAAAATCGGTACGGTACTCTGCAAGATGTAAAGAGCTATTATTCTTATGGCTCACCCCTAAGAGCAATATGCAAGCATTTAGGTCATACAATCTGGCAAGAGGCGATCCTTCTCCCATTCCAAACTCCAGTTCGTGGTTATCGACTATGTAAGAGGCCCTCTTTCCTCTAGCAGCAAAAGAAACCTGGGGATGATCGCTCCTGATGACACCCTTCATCTTTCTAAAGGTCTCGGAGATAACCCCCATTCCTCTGGTAGGGGTTTCGGCTCTGTTGAAGGGAGGCATTGTTTTTCTTATTGTGTCAAACCAGCTCTCAGGAACTGGGGGATTCGACCAGTTAGACGGCTCGCTGAGATCTCCAGAATGAGTCGGCATAACCAGTGTTCCATCCTCGTCTAGAATCGCTTCTAGTGCCTTCACTACAGCAACGGCACCGCCACAGACCCAACCCAGTTTGCTCAGGGAGGAATGCACTAACAATACCATTCCTCTTTTGACTCCAAGTTGTTTCAGGTCGGAGATCAGACTCCTTGAAGTCACTGGTCCGTTATTGCTAATTTCCACTGCTTTGGCTTCGCTCATTTACTACTCCCGAAAATCGATCACAATGAAGTTGATCAGTTCACGATCAACCATTTGATCTCAATCTCCGCGCTTCTTCTGTCCGCAGAAGAGTCCTCGAAAATAACTTTCAAAATATACTCTCCATCGCCTTCAAAGATTAATTCGTTTCTTGTTTGTTCCCAATCATCGGCTAAATTGGCGGCTTCTTGTCCGTCCCTTTCCACTACCAGATAAGCGCTGTTGCCGATCATGGCTTTTTTGTCCATCCGCACTCTAAGCTGTTGGCCGGGCCGTAGAATGACAGTGGCAAAACTCTTTCCAGAATCTCGTGCATAGAGAGTCTTGCTCTCATAGACGTCGAATCCAGCGAGGCATAGCGTCAAGATTACAAGCCCGATTATTCCCAGAATTGTCAAATAGCGACCTACATCGATAAGTTTCAAAGTCATTACCTCCGTAGTAGCCTCTAGTAGATAAATTATAATCGAATTCAGCCCATATGTCGTTCTTAGGGCCGCT is drawn from Mesotoga sp. BH458_6_3_2_1 and contains these coding sequences:
- a CDS encoding FAD-dependent oxidoreductase, yielding MKKDVVIVGGGPAGIVTATTAKKTYPDKSILVIRREREGVVPCGIPYIFHTLPTVDANTMPIKGAENSGIDFIFDEVEEISTDSKKVKLSGGESIEYEKLVIATGSQPIFPPIKGSNLSGVFTIAKDKEYLKTVYASAKSAKKVVVVGGGFIGVEVSDEILSDGKEVYLVEAVDQILMAAFDREFGAMVSERLVKKGMKLRTGMKVCEIKGEDKVSGVLLDNGEEIEADIVVLAIGYRPNVKLLENIPVHRGITGGIWADEYMRTSVDDVFAAGDCVEHKCFFTRKPSRLMLASTAAFEARVAGSNLFSLKMVRENHGNLGVFSTSVADLTVAAAGLTECTAKMENFDYVVGVAKGIDRHPGSLPDKSEVFVKMIFSKESGILLGAQMAGGKSVGEMVNIIGLGLQKGITVNDFLTMQIGSHPLLTAAPTAYPLTLAAENALMNLRKE
- the ylqF gene encoding ribosome biogenesis GTPase YlqF, yielding MYYPGHIQKAKRQIQNYIKSVDGIVELLDARIPLSSRAYEAERLFQNKQRIVVLNKSDLADPAITSMWERHFSEQGSGVVEASLRSTDARHFIIKEIVPLLKSRFYEKRFMVVGMPNVGKSTFINRLKGKKSLAVGNRPGITRGVQWINVSESIAVLDTPGILYSELRSQQVTTKLLAVGSLPYEKFDPLDAFERVLALVVERYGKAPLEDYLGEKFSDEEEFVEKFCRRRNYLAKLGALDTTRGAHTFLREVAAGNAGRFSFEDPKSFYSSDSLETE
- the gpmA gene encoding 2,3-diphosphoglycerate-dependent phosphoglycerate mutase; amino-acid sequence: MTKLVLVRHGESTWNKENRFTGWTDVDLSEKGREEAEKAGKVLKAGGYDFDLAYTSVLKRAIRTLWYIMDEMDIMWIPVIRDWRLNERHYGALQGLNKAETAAKHGEKQVKIWRRSYDIQPPALEESDERFPGHDPKYRSLSDKELPRTECLKDTVARFLPLWKNEISTEIKSGKKVLIVAHGNSLRALVKYLDNIPDDEIVGLNIPTGIPLVYELDDDLKPMKHYYLGDPEEIAKAQQAVANQGKAK
- a CDS encoding aminoglycoside N(3)-acetyltransferase, whose product is MSEAKAVEISNNGPVTSRSLISDLKQLGVKRGMVLLVHSSLSKLGWVCGGAVAVVKALEAILDEDGTLVMPTHSGDLSEPSNWSNPPVPESWFDTIRKTMPPFNRAETPTRGMGVISETFRKMKGVIRSDHPQVSFAARGKRASYIVDNHELEFGMGEGSPLARLYDLNACILLLGVSHKNNSSLHLAEYRTDFPSRRLCRDGAPISENGKRIWREFVDYELDTDDFETIGRAFEEVFPPIVSRGVVGYGKAVLIPQVELVNFAVEWMTENRK
- a CDS encoding radical SAM protein gives rise to the protein MSLAERVMELGKRLFIIEDADGAGPLNFDSSPGLYIHIPFCPDFCSFCPYNKIKYDAELTDRYLNALKRESDLEKIEHFSSIYIGGGTPSYDLYLLEEVVSHFRGMTNGEIALEIHPADVSSERLDEIRETGVNFVSLGIQSFDDYTLNSMGRKRQDSGVSLSSIAETTSAGFDFVDVDLIFDYQLDQKRIVEDLKTALSYGPEQISVYPMMRFADTAFKNTKNDPEKELEILEELENVALTHGYVRDSLWTFKKKDEKRKYSSVSREFFVGIGSSASSFNGKVFRTNTFSLDEYFLFLDSGKLPVRKTIKMGKFSAILYYSFWALYSGRFDLDSVQEHFGRLPLRMRYLLHSATARGYLEREEDIIKPTRTGTRKLHIVEEWLTYSFIDRIWSDLRSKARNHSVSSESLL